In Streptomyces chartreusis, the following proteins share a genomic window:
- a CDS encoding sialidase family protein, whose protein sequence is MPSRVRARLRAALVAAVATTATAATLGPAEAQPARTAPLFEQQVLFKASQDPGYACFRIPAIVKTKDGTLLAFAEGRVLNCGDSADIDIVLKRSTDGGRTWGPLQVVNEGNGDTHGNPAPIVDHETGRILLAETYNTGRTDSGSCSVPCDRTPHLQYSDDDGRTWSQPRDLSPQILPADWNSWYATGPVHGIQLTKGKHAGRLVFGVNTETWDGSRVSANHAALIVSDDGGDNWRVGATDSWPISAADGTFRQKPSEVTLTERSDGRILISGREQDGTDLGHRSQTYSSDGGDSFTGPFRDQPDLYTPQVQGATLRLGNRILLSAPGDPDRRRTMMIRSSYDSGETWESVDRGKVVTTDWSGYSDMAEIDASTVGLMYEGGAVDARDEIRFARFDEDWLGPRRGPDPTTPDLAIGAPRATVLGGPAKTDGVFGGALEFDGRDDAVRLPYRTQLPLGSGEFTVSLFFRYSATSGEQPFLWMGGIGSTQPQVWMRGEPANDRVRALITTREGYGTVHTSSVWAGGAANDGEWHHLALRRGDGRLTLFVDGRAVSTTDVPGSVSRNSPFGVHVGQRMDSRAFLTGTLDDVRVWNRALGDAELTAASATRSDTRKKVNTRDTVLWLPMDQVG, encoded by the coding sequence ATGCCGTCAAGAGTTCGCGCACGTCTCAGAGCTGCCCTCGTCGCGGCCGTCGCCACCACCGCGACGGCCGCGACATTAGGTCCTGCGGAGGCCCAACCGGCCAGGACGGCCCCGTTGTTCGAGCAGCAGGTGCTGTTCAAGGCGTCCCAGGACCCCGGGTACGCCTGCTTCCGCATTCCCGCGATCGTGAAGACCAAGGACGGCACGCTGCTGGCGTTCGCCGAGGGCCGGGTGCTCAACTGCGGGGACTCCGCCGACATCGACATCGTGCTCAAGCGCTCCACCGACGGCGGGCGCACCTGGGGCCCGCTCCAGGTCGTCAACGAGGGCAACGGCGACACCCACGGCAACCCCGCGCCGATCGTGGACCACGAGACCGGGCGCATCCTGCTGGCCGAGACGTACAACACGGGCCGTACGGACAGCGGCAGTTGCTCGGTCCCCTGTGATCGCACGCCCCATCTCCAGTACAGCGACGACGACGGCCGGACCTGGTCGCAGCCACGCGACCTGAGCCCCCAGATACTGCCCGCGGACTGGAACTCCTGGTACGCCACCGGCCCCGTGCACGGCATCCAGCTCACCAAGGGCAAGCACGCCGGCCGGCTCGTCTTCGGCGTCAACACCGAGACCTGGGACGGCAGTCGGGTCAGCGCCAACCACGCCGCGCTCATCGTCAGCGACGACGGCGGCGACAACTGGCGGGTCGGCGCCACCGACTCCTGGCCCATCTCCGCCGCCGACGGCACCTTCCGGCAGAAGCCGTCCGAGGTGACGCTCACCGAGCGCTCCGACGGCAGGATCCTCATCAGCGGCCGGGAGCAGGACGGCACCGACCTCGGGCACCGCTCGCAGACGTACAGCAGCGACGGCGGCGACAGCTTCACCGGGCCCTTCCGCGACCAGCCGGACCTGTACACGCCCCAGGTCCAGGGCGCCACACTGCGGTTGGGCAACCGGATACTGCTGTCCGCGCCCGGCGACCCGGACCGCCGGCGGACCATGATGATCCGCAGCTCCTACGACAGCGGCGAGACCTGGGAGAGCGTGGACCGCGGCAAGGTCGTCACCACGGACTGGTCCGGGTACTCCGACATGGCCGAGATCGACGCGTCCACGGTGGGCCTGATGTACGAGGGCGGCGCCGTCGACGCACGGGACGAGATCCGTTTCGCCCGGTTCGACGAGGACTGGCTCGGCCCCCGGCGCGGCCCCGACCCGACCACCCCCGACCTCGCCATCGGCGCACCCCGCGCGACCGTCCTGGGCGGCCCCGCGAAGACCGACGGCGTCTTCGGCGGCGCCCTGGAGTTCGACGGCCGCGACGACGCCGTACGCCTGCCCTACCGCACCCAACTGCCGCTCGGCAGCGGCGAGTTCACGGTGTCGCTGTTCTTCCGCTACTCCGCGACCAGCGGTGAGCAGCCGTTCCTGTGGATGGGCGGGATCGGCAGCACCCAGCCCCAGGTCTGGATGCGCGGCGAGCCCGCCAACGACCGGGTGCGTGCCCTGATCACCACGCGGGAGGGGTACGGGACCGTGCACACCTCGTCGGTGTGGGCGGGCGGTGCCGCCAACGACGGCGAGTGGCACCATCTGGCCCTGCGGCGCGGCGACGGCCGGCTGACGCTGTTCGTCGACGGCAGGGCGGTCAGCACCACGGACGTGCCCGGTTCGGTCAGCCGGAACTCGCCGTTCGGTGTGCACGTCGGCCAGCGCATGGACAGCCGGGCCTTCCTCACCGGCACCCTCGACGACGTGCGCGTGTGGAACCGGGCGCTCGGCGACGCGGAGCTCACCGCGGCGTCGGCGACACGGTCCGACACCCGCAAGAAGGTGAACACCCGCGACACCGTTCTGTGGCTGCCCATGGACCAAGTGGGCTGA